The following nucleotide sequence is from uncultured Draconibacterium sp..
GAGCGTTAAGGGGGTACGGAATTCGTGCGAAATATTGGTAAAAAAACGTAAACGCAACTGGTTTACCAACTTAACTTTTTCGTTCAGTTCAATCACTTCGTCGCGCTGTTTCGAAATTTGCTGGTTTTGTTTTTCCAGCTCTTCTTTTTGTTCCTCAATTTTAAAAGTTCGTTCGCGTACCTGTTGTTCGAGTTTGCGTTTTTGCTCTTTCAGAAACTGGGTTCGGTAACGAATGTAAAGAACTACCATTGCGGTAATAAAAAGTATAGCCAGTAGTTGAAACCAGGCCGTTTCCCAAAACGGTGGAACTATGGTAATGGTAAGTGCCGTGTAATTTTCCGACCAAATGCCATCGCTGTTGGCCGCTTTTACTTTAAAAACATATTGTCCGCCCGAGAGGTTGGTGTAGTTTGCAAATCGCCTGTTCGACGATACTTCAACCCAGTTCTGATCCACGCCCTCCATTTGGTAGGCATATTTTATTTTGCCGGGTTGAAAATAGTCGAGTGCCGAGAATTCGATGGAGAAAACGGCATCTTTGTAGGACAGTACTATTTCTTTTGTTTCGCTGATTGGCGCATCTAAAATAACTTTCGAGTGATATTTTTCGCCAATAATAACCGGTTCGCTAAAAACGGAGAACTGGGTGAATACGGGCTTTGGAATATTAGGGTACGATGCAAATTCGGAAGGATTAAAATAGTTTAGCCCCTTTATTCCTCCAAAATATAGGTTTCCCTGCTCGTCGGAACACGAAGCCGACCAGTAAAACTGATCGCTTAAAAGGCCATCGCTCGAGTAGTAATTCTGAAAGGTTTCGCTCTCCGGATCAAATCGCGACAATCCGTTATCGGTTGATATCCACAAATTTCCTTGTGCATCTTCTTCTATGGAGTAGGTTACATTATTGCACAAGCCATTTTGTTCGGTGTAATTTATAAAGCCGCCATTTTCGGTGTATTTGCAAATGCCGTTTCCGTAGGTTCCAATCCATATGGTGCCATCGTGCGATTCGAAAAGAGAGATGACGTAATTACCTTTTAGTGATGATGAGTCGGTTGGGCTGCTTACAAATTTTTCAAAATCAATTTGTTCGGTGTTTTCGTTGAAAGCCAGTAAATGCGAGCGGTTAAAACGATACAGTCCATTTTCAGTTCCTACCCAAACCCGGTTGCGACTATCGGTAAGCAAACAGCCAATTTCGAGTGTTTGATCGATATTCATTTTCTCGTGAATGCGCAAAAACGAATCATCTTCAGGATCGTAAATATCAAGTCCGCCACGGGTTCCTACCAAAATATGCTTATCGTCGAGATATTCAAGACTTGAAATAAAACTGCTGCTCAAACTTTTTGGATCGTCGGGAGTATTTACCAGTACTTCGAAGCGGTTTTGCCGTTCGGCCAGCAATTTGTTTAATCCTCCGCCCCATGTTCCAACAAGTAAATGGTTTTGGTAATCGCGAATAAACGATGTTACAAAGTTGCTGTTTATACTTTGTGGATTTTCATCCGATTGCTGAAAATGAATGGTGTTTCGGCCATTTCTGCTAATGCGGCTAACTCCGCCACCGGCTGTTCCAACCCACAAAACGTCTTTTTCGGTAAAAATGGAGTTAACGGTATTGTGGCTTATTGAGTTTGTGTTTGCAGCTTCGTGGGTGAGTGCATTAAATGGCTTCTGATAGGTGTTGTAATGGTTAATTCCTCCCTTTTCGGTGCCAATCCAAATATTTCCCAGCTCGTCGGCGTATAGCGAATTTACAAAGGGATTATTCAGGTATTCTCTCTCTTCGCTGCTTGCAGGCAGGCTCGAAAATGTTTGCGAAACCGGATTATAAAAGTTTAAACCGCCCAGGGTTCCAATCATTACAGTTCCATTTCGGTCTTCAATAATATCATAAACTGCTAAGTGGTTCAGGTCGTTTGGGTTGTTGTTATCGGCTCCGTAATAGGTTAAATTAAGTGTGCCGGCATTAAAATAGTACAAACCAACATCAATTGTACCCAGCCAAATGTTTCCTTTTCGGTCGGCATGAATGGTTTGGATGTGTATCCCCTCAATATCGGCCATGTATTCATAAAGTCTTTCCCAAACGGGTTTGGGTTTTCCACCCGAGAGGTTAATAACCGATAATCCGTTGTTGGTGCCGGCCAGTAAATGATTATCGGGTAAAAGGCATAAATGATTTACATTTTTATCGGTAAGCTGGTTTTCAAAAACCGATTCAACCGACGTTATTGTTTGTGCGTTGTTTTCAATTTTCCAAATGCCGTTTCCGGCTGTGGCAACCCAAATCGTATTGTCTTCGTCGTTTATAATATGAGTGATCGAGACAAATCCCAGTTTTTCAGTTAAAAGCGGAACTTCAACAAATTTAAGCATTGAATAATCAAAAAAAGCGAGACCTTTGTTGGTGCCCACCCAAAGATTACCGTTTTGGTCTTCGCAAAGTGTTTGTATAAAATTTCCTGGCAGCCATTTTTCCTGCTGGCTCTGGAAGATTTGAAAAGTGTAACCATCGAAACGACAGAGTCCGTTCCAGGTTCCAAACCACATAAATCCGTTGCTGTCTTTTAAAATACAGTCGATGGTGTTTTGTGGCAATCCTTCGTTTGTAGTCAGGTAGTTTAGGCGCGGTTGTTCTAAAATGCTACTTTTTTGTGCATTGGTGCTTAGGCAAATACGAAAAACAAGAAGGAAAAAAATACCGTATTTGATAAACTTTAGCATAAGTAGAGATTCGCGTAAATTGTTATCTACAAAACTATGGATTTAAATGAGATTGGGCAAGAAGCTGGTAAGTGCGTGTGTTTTTAAATATATGTGCAAGTTTTTAAGCCATATGTCTTAATAATACTTTACCAATAATTCTGGAAAGGTGGGAGTATATTTTAATTTTGATACATCGTGTTCAATGTTCGTTTTCAATAGATTAGTTGAACAGGAAAACTAAAACCTTAACTAAAATGGAAAACTTCGGAAAGAACAACAGTCGCCGGAATTTTATCAAAAAAACCTGTCTGTCCGGATCGTGTTTATGTGGCTTCTTAACTTTTGCGAATGAAAGTGGAGCAGAAGAACCAACCGATTCAGGGAAATTAATGATGCAGGAGTGGATTTCTACCCTCTTAAAAAGTATCGATGATAACACGGAGGTTTCGCAACAGATTTTGAAGAATTGTGCGCAGGTACATTTTCAACATCTGGAAATGGAAAAAGTGTTACAACCGTATAAAGGCGAGATTGAAAAATTCAACGCATTTCTTGAAAAGGAGTGGGGCTGGAAGATTGATTACGATAAAAGTACCGGTGTTTTACTGGCCAACGAAAACAAGGATTTCTGTGTTTGCCCGATGGTAAATCAGGAAAAAGGAGTGGACTCATCAATTTTGTGTTATTGCTCCGAAGGATTTGCCGAACGAATGTTTTCGTTTGTTTCTAACAAGGAGGTTAAGGCAGAAGTAATATCATCTATTCACAGGGGAAATAATACGTGCATCTATAAAGTGCTGTTATAATCATATTAAGAATTGCATTGTAACGAATATGTGCAAGTTTTTTACCGATTTGTCCACATATTACTTAAAACTGTCTCCTCAAAAAATAAGAGTTTGTTTTACTTTTGTTATAATGCGCTAAGCGTTTGTGTTGTCAATAAATTCAATAAAAATATGAAGAACTTAAAACTACTATCTGTCGCAATTTTCTTTGCACTTTTTGCATGTAACAATCAGAAACAAGTGGAGCCGTTTGCCAAAGGCGAGTTTAAAACCTGGGCCGAAACGCCACCAATGGGCTGGAATAGTTGGGACTGTTACGGACCAACCGTTGAAGAGCACGAGGTAAAAGCCAATGCCGACTACATGGCCGAGAACATGAAGGATTACGGCTGGGAATACATTGTGGTTGATATTCGCTGGTTTGTGGAGAACGACAAAGCCGGTGGTTACAACCAAACCGATCCAATTTATGTAATCGATGAATACGGACGTTACCAACCTGCTGTAAACCGTTTCCCGTCGGCTGCTGATGGAAAGGGATTTAAAGAGCTGGCCGAGTACGTGCACGGTAAAGGATTAAAGTTTGGTATCCACATTATGCGCGGAATTCCAAAAGTGGCGGTTGAAAATAAGTTGCCGATTTTAGGAACCGACGGTATCACTGCCGATCAGATTTATTCTACTGAATTGCAGTGCCCGTGGTTACGAGATAATTATACCATTGTTGCTGATAAGCCCGGTGCCCAGGAATATTATAATTCGATTATGAATATGTACGCCGGCTGGGGCGTTGATTTTATTAAGATCGACGACTTGTCGCGCCCATACCACCAAGGAGAAATTGAACTGATCCGAAACGCCATCGATAATTGTGGCCGCCCGATTGTTTTAAGTACATCGCCCGGTGCAACACCAATTACAGCTGCCGACCACGTAAAAGAGCATGCCAATATGTGGCGAATGGTCGACGATGTTTGGGACTCGTGGTGGCATTTCGACCACCTGATTAAAGTGACTGAACAATGGTATCCGCACATTGCACCCGGAACATGGCCTGATTGCGATATGATTCCGTTGGGACGTATCTCAATTCGTGGCGAGCGTGGCGAAGATCGTATGACGCGTCTTTCTCCTGATGAGCAATACTCGTTCATGACTTTGTTTACCATTTTTAAATCGCCACTAATGTTTGGCGGCGATCTGCCAAGTAACGATGATTTTACTCTTTCGTTGTTAACCAATGAGGAAGTGTTGAAAATGCACCGCGAAAGCACCGATGTTAAGCAACTTTTCCAGGATGAAAGTAAAGTGGGTATCACGTCAAAAAATCCAAATACCGGAGAAGTTTACCTGGCACTGTTCAATATTTCTGATGGCGAAGAGCCGTTAAATGTGGGTGTTGGACTTTCAGAATTAGGTATTGATGGCGAATGTTCTGCCATAAATATGTGGACTGGAGAAGAGCTTGGAACATTCTCCGGAGATATTAGTAAGGAGCTCGCTCCTCACCAAAGTATTTTGTTGAAACTACAACAATAATTAATTTTTAAAATGAAGTATACAGCGTTATTCATATTGTTATTTTTTGCCCTGAATTCATGTGTTAAAGAAATAGATAATTCGCCGGTCGGGTATTTTAATCTCAGTGATGTAAAATTGCTCGATAGCGAATTCAAAAACGCGCAGGAGCTGGATAAACAATATCTGTTAACGCTTGAGCCTGATCGTTTGCTGGCTCCGTTTTTGCGCGAAGCCGGTCTTGAACCAAAAGCTGAAAGTTATCCGAACTGGGAGAATACCGGTTTAGACGGGCACATTGGCGGACACTACCTCACCGGATTGTCATTGATGTTTGCAGCTACCGGCGATAAGGAAATCAAGGAGCGATTGGATTACATGATCTCCGAGTTAAAACGCTGCCAGGATGCCAACGGAAACGGATATATTGGTGGTGTGCCAGGTGGGGAAACCATGTGGAAAGAGGTGAAAAGTGGCGATATCAGGGCTGGAGGTTTCGACCTGAATGGCAAATGGGTGCCGCTGTATAATATTCATAAAACTTTTGCAGGACTGCGCGATGCGTGGTTATATGCCGGAAGCGAAACGGCTAAACAAATGCTGATCGACATGACCGACTGGATGCTGGATTTGGTGTCCGGGTTAAGTGATGAGCAGATACAAACCATGCTAAACAGCGAGCACGGTGGTTTGAATGAGACTTTTGCTGATGTGGCCGAAATAACCGGCGACGAGAAATACCTCGAATTGGCCAAAAAGTTCTCGCACCACGTCATTCTTGATCCTTTAATTGAGCATCACGATGAGCTGGATGGCAAACATGCCAATACGCAAATTCCTAAAGTAATCGGTTATCAACGCGTTGCTGAACTGGATGGCGACGCCAGCTGGGCAGATGCTTCATTGTTTTTTTGGGAAGACGTTGTGAGCGATCGCAGCGTTTGTATCGGAGGAAACAGTGTTCGGGAACATTTTCACCCGAAAGACGATTTTTCAGGAATGATGAATTACGTGGAAGGCCCCGAAACCTGCAACACCTACAACATGCTGAAGTTGACTAAAATGTTGTACCAGGACAATGGCAACGACAGCCGTTTTATGGACTATTACGAAAAGGCTTTGTACAATCATATTCTGTCGTCCATCAATCCCGATAATGGCGGGCTGGTTTATTTCACGCCCATGCGCCCGAATCATTACCGCGTGTACTCGCAGCCTGAAACCAGTTTTTGGTGCTGTGTAGGTTCCGGTATCGAAAACCACGGGAAATATGGCGAGATGATCTATGCACATTCCGATGAGGTTTTGTATGTTAACTTGTTTATTCCATCGGTTTTAAACTGGGAAGAAAAAGCAACCGAGTTGGTTTTGGAAACTCAGTTTCCGGACGATGATAAAGTTTATCTGACCATCAATCCGAAAGAAACAAGCGATTTTGAATTGCATCTTCGTTACCCATCATGGGTGGAGGAAGGTGCTTTGAAAGTGCTGGTAAACGGAAAGGAAACAAAATACAACGTATCTGAAAATGGTTATGCTGTTCTCCACCGTAAATGGAAAAAAGGCGATAAAGTGGAGGTTGTTCTTCCAATGAAAATTACACTGGAACAAATGGAAGACGGCGGTAATAATTATGCTTTTGAATATGGACCGATCGTGCTGGCAGCAAAAACCGGCACCGAAGACATGGACGGTTTATACGCCGATGCAAGTCGGATGGGACACGTGGCACAGGGCAAAATGATTCCGCTGAAAGACCGCCCTGTAATTGTGGCGTCTGTTGATAATCTGCCATCGATGCTGGATAAAGAAGACAGTGATAAGCTGGCTTTTAAATTGCGCGGTTTATATCCCAAGGAATACGAAAGCGGCCTGGAGTTATTGCCGTTTTACCGTGTGCACGATTCACGTTACAACATTTACTGGCCGTGTGCAACCGAGGACGAACTGAGCGATATGATCCGCGAAGTGGAAGAGGCGGAAAAAGCAAGAATTGCCTTAGACAAAATTACTGTGGATAAAGTGGAGTGCGGCGAACAGCAACCGGAATCGGATCACTTTATAAAGTTTGAAGGTTCGTGGACGGGCTACTGGAACGATTCGCATTTTAGGGAAGCAAACCAGTGGTTTAGTTACAACCTGAAAAATACAGACACAAAAGGCCGCTTTTTATACCTGAAATACTTTGATAAAGAACCGGCACGTTCAACCGAGATTTTGGTGAACGATATTTCTGCCAACGAAATAGAATTGAATGGCGAAGAAGGCAACGATTATCAGGAAAAGGTAATTGCGATTCCGGAGAGCGAAACCACTAAAAAAGAACTGATTCTGAAAATTGCAGCAACAAATAAGCATAATACCATGCAGCTTATCGAAGTGCGATTACTCACGAAAAACGAAATTCCATAATCATCAGCTTATCGAAAAACCTTAATTATGAAGACCAACATTATAACCTTTTTTTTGCTGTTTCTGGTAACGGTATCGTTACGTGCCAATGAGCCTGATTCAGCATATGTATTTTCGTACACATGTGGAAAAAATTACAATACTGCCGGACTGAATTTTGCCTGGAGCGTAGATCACGAAAACTGGCACGCAATCGGCCCTGAATTCCGCTTTTTGGCAAGTGATTTTGGAACCTGGGGTGGACAAAAGAAAATGTTCGACCCGTTTTTGTTTCAGGATAAAGATGGCTTGTGGCATTGCCTGTGGACACTGAATGAGGACATTCAACAGTTTGCACACGCAGCTTCAACAGATTTGTATAACTGGAAACGCCAGTCGTACCCCGAGGTAGTTGAAGAAGGAGATGTGACCAACATTGAAGTTGGATTTGATGAGCAAAACAAAGTGTACACAATCACCTGGATTAACGAAATCAACGGTACTAAAAGGATATTTAAAACCACAACGAACGATTTCAAAACGTATTCCGAAACAGAGTATGCGAGTGAAGCTGACCGTTTGAATTTGCGCGAAACCGTTCGTATTGATGGTGAAGAGCAAACTGGTGTGATCAACAAATTATCGTGGAAAGAAATTGATGCCCTGATAAAATGGAATGAATGGAGCCGTTTTCACGAACAGCAACGAGCTGATAATACTTCGTTGGATGCAGAACGTTTTAAGAATTTGAAAACTGTAGACGCCGAAATCTCGGTTCTTCCCGAAAAAAGCAAAGCCATCAGCGATATGTTGATCGGGATATTTTTTGAAGATATTAATTACGCCGCCGATGGTGGTTTATATGCCGAGTTGGTACAAAACCGTGGATTTGAATATAAGCTTTCCGACCGAAAAGGAAGCGACCCAATATGGAGCGCTAAAAAAGCCTGGAGTTTATCGGGTGACGGAGCACTTTTTTCCATTGATTCGCTTGCACCAATTCATGAAAACAACAAACATTTTGCAGTACTCGATATTGAAAAGCCGGGTGTTGGATTGGTAAACGATGGCTTTAACGGGATCTCTGTTAAGCAGGGCGAGAAATACAACTTCTCCGTTTTTGCAAAAATGTTGGATGGTGCAAAAAATAATTTGCGTGTTGCGCTGGTTGACGAGAATGGTGATGTGCTGACGGAGGTAAAAACAAAAGCATTCTCCGGTGATTGGAAAAAGCTGGAAGCACAATTGACAGCAACAAAAACCACGGCAAAAGCAAAATTGCAGGTCATTCCGCAGGATGCCGGGAAAGTGGCTTTAGATATGATTTCCCTTTTCCCTGAAAACACTTTTAGAAATCACAAAAATGGTTTACGTGCCGATCTGGCGCAGGCAATTGCCGATATGAAACCACGATTTGTACGTTTCCCAGGTGGTTGTGTGGCGCACGGCGACGGACTGGAAAATATTTATCACTGGAATAATACTGTCGGACCGCTTGAAGCGCGTGTTCATCAAAGAAACATCTGGAATTACCATCAGTCGGCCGGACTGGGATATTTCGAGTATTTTCAGTTTTGTGAGGATATTGATGCTGAACCCTTACCTGTGTTGGCGGCTGGCGTTCCTTGTCAGAATTCATCGTGTGGCGGACACGGTCAGCAAGGTGGAATACCGATGAGCGACATGGGTGATTACATTCAGGAAGTGTTGGATTTGATTGAATGGGCAAATGGCGATAAGTCCACTGAGTGGGGAAAAGTACGTGCCGAAGCCGGACACCCGGAACCGTTCAACCTGAAATACATTGGCATTGGAAACGAAGACCTGATCACCGATGTTTTTGAGGAACGTTTTACCATGATATACGATGCGGTACGTGCGAAATATCCTGAGATTACCGTAATCGGAACAGTTGGCCCGTTTTACACCGGAACCGACTATGTTGAAGGTTGGGAGTTGGCGACAAAACTTGAAGTTCCGATGGTTGACGAACACTACTATCAGCCGCCGGGTTGGTTTATTCATAACCAGGATTATTACGATCGTTACGACCGAAGCAAATCGAAAGTGTACCTCGGGGAATATGCAGCGCATTTACCGGGCCGTCCAAATAATATTGAAACGGCACTGTCGGAAGCTCTGTATTTAACAGCTGTTGAACGAAATGCCGATGTGGTTACCATGACTTCATACGCGCCCTTACTGGCAAAAGAAGGTTTTACGCAGTGGAATCCGGATTTGATCTATTTCAACAACGAGGAAGTGCATCCAACCGTTGGATATTACGTGCAGAAACTCTACGGAAACAACTCCGGCGATTCATATATTCCGTCAGAAATCAAACTTTCGGACAACAGCGAAGCAGTGAAAAAACGTGTTGCCATTTCGGTAGTAGAGGACAGCAAAACCAGCGACCTCATTGTAAAACTAGTGAATCTGCTTCCGGCTGAAGTTGATGCAGCTATCGATCTTTCTGGTTTCAAAATTACCGGTTCAGAAGCTGTATTGTCCGTTTTAAAAGGAAAACCGGACTCAAAAACTGCCAAACCAGTGGAAAGCAAAATAAGCGTGTCGGACGAATTTGATTATACACTTCCGGCCTATTCTTTTTCGGTGATACGAATTAAAAATCAATAAAATAAAAATCAATGAGACTCACTTTCCCTATTGCAATTCTTTCTTTGTTCTTTTTGATGGGCTGTTCAACTCAGCCGAAAGAAACAAAACCGGAGCACGCAGAATATCCCATAAACGGGGTGTCGTTTAGCGATGTTCAGGTGAATGATATTTTTTGGTTGCCAAAGATTGAAACCAATCGTAAGGCAACGATACCGGCGTCTTTTCAGAAATGTGAAGAAACCGGTCGCCTCGAAAATTTTCTGATTGCCGGTGGCAAAATGGAAGGCACTGTGCGTGGCGACATGCCCTTCGACGATACCGATGTGTATAAAATTATTGAAGGTGCATCGTATTCGATGACAACGATCCCCGATCCGAAACTGGACGCGTATGTTGATTCGTTAATTGATATTATCGGCATCGGGCAGGCAGAAGACGGTTACCTGACAACCTGGAAAATTATCGATCCTACGCATTCACCTGCCGAATGGTGCCCTCCGGGAGAGCGCTGGGAAGGACTGGCCTGGAGTCACGAACTCTACAATGCCGGGCACATGTACGAAGCTGCGGCAGCACATTATCATGCCACCGGGAAAACAAACTTCCTGGATATTGCCACAAAAAATGCCGATTTGCTGGTTTCTGTTTTCGGAGCCGATAAAAATCCGCAGGTACCGGGTCATCAGATTGTTGAAACCGGACTGATCAAACTTTATCAGATCACTGATAAAAAGGAATACCTCGATTTGGCCAAACATTTTCTCGATTTCAGGGGAGACAGCACCAAACGCGAACTTTGGGGGCCTTATAACCAAGATCATATTCCGGTTGTTGAACAGGATGAAGCTGTCGGACACGCGGTTCGTGCAGCTTATATGTACGCCGGAATGACGGATATTGCTGCCTTGTACAAAGATGCAGCTTATGAAAATGCTGTTGACCAACTTTGGGATAATGTGGTAAATAAAAAGATCTATATCACCGGAGGAATTGGTTCGAAACACGAAGGAGAAGCTTTTGGCGAAAATTACGAACTACCTAACCTTACTGCCTATAATGAAACCTGCGCTGCCATTGCCAATGTGTATTGGAATTACCGTATGTTTTTATTGCATGGCGATTCAAAATATATCGATGTGTTGGAGCGTAGTTTGTACAACGGAGTAATTTCGGGAGTGGCACTCGACGGAACGAATTTCTTCTATCCAAACCCGCTGTCGTGCGATATGCACTACCATTTTAACAGCGGTGGAAGTCTTACCCGCGAACCCTGGTTCGATTGCTCTTGCTGTCCTTCAAATATGTGTCGTTTTATGCCTTCGGTTCCGGGATATATTTATGCGCAAAAAGACAATGATATCTACGTGAACCTGTTTGTTCAGAGCAGCACTTCAGTAAAAATGGCCGATGCGGGCGTTAAAATTGATCAGGAAACAAAATATCCGTGGGATGGAAAGGTGAAGATTTCGGTATCGCCTGAAACAGTGTCACAGTTTGCAGTGCGTGTTCGTATTCCGGGATGGGCACAAAACCAACCGTTGCCGGGCGATTTGTATAGTTACGCCAATGCTCCGACTGCAAAACCTGTAATATTGGTAAACGGCGAAAGTGTAAGCTATGAAACTGAACAAGGTTATGCTGTGTTAGATCGCGAATGGAAAAGTGGCGATGAGGTGGAATTGAGTTTGCCAATGCCGGTACGCACGGTAAAAGCCAGCGAGCTTGTTAAGGACGACCAAGGAAAAGTGGCCATTGAAAGAGGCCCGATTGTGTACTGTGTGGAAGAAAAGGATAATCCTGAAATTGGATCGATCCAGGTATCGGAAGAAACACAGTTTGAGAGCAATTACAATGCTGATTTACTGGCTGGAGTAGAAGTGATAAAAGCATCAGGTAAAACAAAAAAAGAAACTTTTACGGCTATTCCTTATTACGTTTGGAATAACCGCGGAGCCAACAAAATGGATGTTTGGCTTTCGAAAGTGGATTAGATTTAGCTGAGATATATCAAGTTGAAAAGCCCGTTAACATCAAGATAACGGGCTTTTTTGTTTGTTATGCCAACAATTTTTATTTTTAGTTGTTTGGTGTAAAACAAAAATTAGAAGCTATGAAGAAGATCTTTCAAACAAAATTAAACGATACAAGTGTTCACTTTTCGCTGTTGCTGCTACGTTTGGCAACAGGAGGTTTTATGCTAACCCACGGATTCCCAAAATTACAGCGTCTGTTAGCCGGCGAAATGCAATTTGGCGATCCACTTGGATTAGGACCCGAAGTTTCATTGGTACTGGCCGTTTTTGCCGAGTTTGTATGTTCCATTCTTATCGTGCTTGGTTTAGGAACACGACTGGCCGTAATTCCATCAATTGTAACTATGGCCGTAGCAGCTTTTATTGCACATGGTGCCGATCCGTTTGGCCGCAAAGAGTTGGCTTTACTGTACCTGGTGGGCTATATTGTTTTACTGCTGTCGGGTAGTGGAAAATTTTCGGTTGATCGTTTCATCAGCCGAAAGTAAAATCCATTTTCGATTTTATTATCCGGCTATTTCGTTCGTTAAAGCGTGGGATAGACACTTAGTTTATTTCTATTGCTTTCTCTTTATTTAATCTGTTTGTGGACTTATAAAGTTTGTAATTCATAAGTTTATATTTATTTTGCCGAAAGAACTTATGGAGGAGAAACAGAAATACCTGCTGAAGAAGCTGAAGTCGGGGGACGAGGGAACCTATATTTCGCTTTTTGAAGAGTATTATGTTGGTTTGTGCGCTTACTCCAGAAGGTATGTGGGGAGAAAAGATATTGCTGAAGACATTGTTTCCGAAACATTTTTCAAGATTTGGGAGAATCGGAAAAAACTGGAGATCACCGGATCGATAAAATCCTATTTATTTCAGGCGGTA
It contains:
- a CDS encoding two-component regulator propeller domain-containing protein, translated to MLKFIKYGIFFLLVFRICLSTNAQKSSILEQPRLNYLTTNEGLPQNTIDCILKDSNGFMWFGTWNGLCRFDGYTFQIFQSQQEKWLPGNFIQTLCEDQNGNLWVGTNKGLAFFDYSMLKFVEVPLLTEKLGFVSITHIINDEDNTIWVATAGNGIWKIENNAQTITSVESVFENQLTDKNVNHLCLLPDNHLLAGTNNGLSVINLSGGKPKPVWERLYEYMADIEGIHIQTIHADRKGNIWLGTIDVGLYYFNAGTLNLTYYGADNNNPNDLNHLAVYDIIEDRNGTVMIGTLGGLNFYNPVSQTFSSLPASSEEREYLNNPFVNSLYADELGNIWIGTEKGGINHYNTYQKPFNALTHEAANTNSISHNTVNSIFTEKDVLWVGTAGGGVSRISRNGRNTIHFQQSDENPQSINSNFVTSFIRDYQNHLLVGTWGGGLNKLLAERQNRFEVLVNTPDDPKSLSSSFISSLEYLDDKHILVGTRGGLDIYDPEDDSFLRIHEKMNIDQTLEIGCLLTDSRNRVWVGTENGLYRFNRSHLLAFNENTEQIDFEKFVSSPTDSSSLKGNYVISLFESHDGTIWIGTYGNGICKYTENGGFINYTEQNGLCNNVTYSIEEDAQGNLWISTDNGLSRFDPESETFQNYYSSDGLLSDQFYWSASCSDEQGNLYFGGIKGLNYFNPSEFASYPNIPKPVFTQFSVFSEPVIIGEKYHSKVILDAPISETKEIVLSYKDAVFSIEFSALDYFQPGKIKYAYQMEGVDQNWVEVSSNRRFANYTNLSGGQYVFKVKAANSDGIWSENYTALTITIVPPFWETAWFQLLAILFITAMVVLYIRYRTQFLKEQKRKLEQQVRERTFKIEEQKEELEKQNQQISKQRDEVIELNEKVKLVNQLRLRFFTNISHEFRTPLTLIIDPLEQLMRNMKGDANTQNTLNIINRNAQRLLHLINQLLYFRRIETGKLKLNISKGNLQEFLHGIFESFKDLAEHQRVDYRFEAAKITDETWFDAEKVENVFYNLLSNAFKNTQASGSITLKMEQFTEDKENCIDAPFVAISVIDTGRGISKEHLPHIFNRFYKDSESGKQTDFTSSGIGLALTYEIVQALNGEITVQSETQKGSTFTVCIPYSKNRFEPEDINETSIPTEINLEGRVNVLSEHILARNTDYELEEETTDEKGKPTLLIVEDNFDLRSFLLQTLRSDYRVLGAENGKIGLEMAKKYSPELIISDVMMPVMDGIELCSRLKKNIQTSHIPIILLTAKSMVESWIEGLETGADDYIPKPFNLQILQIKMRNIIESRRKIKDIFSSPEPLSPDKFSSNKLDEEFITKAYQVLDKNFSEPDFSVEQFAREMFVSRSLLYKKIKALTDLNITDFINSYKLKKSVEMIKTSDQSISEIAFKTGFNDPKYFSRIFKKFYGSSPSDFSKKHSTN
- a CDS encoding DUF6144 family protein, coding for MENFGKNNSRRNFIKKTCLSGSCLCGFLTFANESGAEEPTDSGKLMMQEWISTLLKSIDDNTEVSQQILKNCAQVHFQHLEMEKVLQPYKGEIEKFNAFLEKEWGWKIDYDKSTGVLLANENKDFCVCPMVNQEKGVDSSILCYCSEGFAERMFSFVSNKEVKAEVISSIHRGNNTCIYKVLL
- a CDS encoding glycoside hydrolase family 27 protein, with the translated sequence MKNLKLLSVAIFFALFACNNQKQVEPFAKGEFKTWAETPPMGWNSWDCYGPTVEEHEVKANADYMAENMKDYGWEYIVVDIRWFVENDKAGGYNQTDPIYVIDEYGRYQPAVNRFPSAADGKGFKELAEYVHGKGLKFGIHIMRGIPKVAVENKLPILGTDGITADQIYSTELQCPWLRDNYTIVADKPGAQEYYNSIMNMYAGWGVDFIKIDDLSRPYHQGEIELIRNAIDNCGRPIVLSTSPGATPITAADHVKEHANMWRMVDDVWDSWWHFDHLIKVTEQWYPHIAPGTWPDCDMIPLGRISIRGERGEDRMTRLSPDEQYSFMTLFTIFKSPLMFGGDLPSNDDFTLSLLTNEEVLKMHRESTDVKQLFQDESKVGITSKNPNTGEVYLALFNISDGEEPLNVGVGLSELGIDGECSAINMWTGEELGTFSGDISKELAPHQSILLKLQQ
- a CDS encoding glycoside hydrolase family 127 protein, with the protein product MKYTALFILLFFALNSCVKEIDNSPVGYFNLSDVKLLDSEFKNAQELDKQYLLTLEPDRLLAPFLREAGLEPKAESYPNWENTGLDGHIGGHYLTGLSLMFAATGDKEIKERLDYMISELKRCQDANGNGYIGGVPGGETMWKEVKSGDIRAGGFDLNGKWVPLYNIHKTFAGLRDAWLYAGSETAKQMLIDMTDWMLDLVSGLSDEQIQTMLNSEHGGLNETFADVAEITGDEKYLELAKKFSHHVILDPLIEHHDELDGKHANTQIPKVIGYQRVAELDGDASWADASLFFWEDVVSDRSVCIGGNSVREHFHPKDDFSGMMNYVEGPETCNTYNMLKLTKMLYQDNGNDSRFMDYYEKALYNHILSSINPDNGGLVYFTPMRPNHYRVYSQPETSFWCCVGSGIENHGKYGEMIYAHSDEVLYVNLFIPSVLNWEEKATELVLETQFPDDDKVYLTINPKETSDFELHLRYPSWVEEGALKVLVNGKETKYNVSENGYAVLHRKWKKGDKVEVVLPMKITLEQMEDGGNNYAFEYGPIVLAAKTGTEDMDGLYADASRMGHVAQGKMIPLKDRPVIVASVDNLPSMLDKEDSDKLAFKLRGLYPKEYESGLELLPFYRVHDSRYNIYWPCATEDELSDMIREVEEAEKARIALDKITVDKVECGEQQPESDHFIKFEGSWTGYWNDSHFREANQWFSYNLKNTDTKGRFLYLKYFDKEPARSTEILVNDISANEIELNGEEGNDYQEKVIAIPESETTKKELILKIAATNKHNTMQLIEVRLLTKNEIP